A window of the Drosophila simulans strain w501 chromosome 2L, Prin_Dsim_3.1, whole genome shotgun sequence genome harbors these coding sequences:
- the LOC6731690 gene encoding 40S ribosomal protein S2: protein MADAAPARSGFRGGFGSRGGRGGRGRGRGRGARGRGKEDSKEWVPVTKLGRLVREGKIKSLEEIYLYSLPIKEFEIIDFFLGFALKDEVLKIMPVQKQTRAGQRTRFKAFVAIGDNNGHIGLGVKCSKEVATAIRGAIILAKLSVVPVRRGYWGNKIGKPHTVPCKVTGKCGSVSVRLIPAPRGTGIVSAPVPKKLLTMAGIEDCYTSARGSTGTLGNFAKATYAAIAKTYAYLTPDLWKEMPLGSTPYQAYSDFLSKPTPRLHADA, encoded by the coding sequence ATGGCGGACGCAGCTCCAGCCCGTAGTGGATTCCGTGGCGGATTTGGCTCTCGTGGTGGTCGTGGTGGACGCGGTCGTGGCCGTGGACGCGGCGCCCGCGGACGTGGAAAGGAGGACTCCAAGGAGTGGGTGCCAGTGACCAAGCTGGGACGTCTGGTGCGCGAGGGCAAGATCAAGTCTTTGGAGGAGATCTACCTGTACTCGCTTCCCATCAAAGAGTTCGAGATCATCGACTTCTTCCTGGGATTCGCGCTGAAGGATGAGGTGCTGAAGATCATGCCCGTCCAGAAGCAGACCCGTGCTGGTCAGCGTACCCGTTTCAAGGCCTTCGTCGCCATCGGCGACAACAACGGCCACATTGGTCTGGGTGTTAAGTGCAGCAAGGAAGTGGCCACCGCCATCCGTGGCGCCATCATTCTGGCCAAGCTCTCCGTGGTGCCCGTGCGCCGTGGCTACTGGGGCAACAAGATCGGCAAGCCCCACACCGTGCCCTGCAAGGTCACCGGCAAGTGCGGTTCCGTCTCCGTGCGCCTCATCCCCGCTCCCCGTGGTACTGGCATCGTCTCGGCCCCCGTGCCCAAGAAGCTGCTGACCATGGCCGGTATTGAGGATTGCTACACCTCGGCTCGTGGCTCCACTGGAACCCTCGGCAACTTCGCCAAGGCTACTTATGCCGCCATCGCCAAGACGTACGCCTACTTGACCCCCGATCTGTGGAAGGAGATGCCTCTGGGCTCCACTCCCTACCAGGCATACTCGGACTTCCTGTCCAAGCCCACTCCTCGTCTGCACGCCGATGCCTAA
- the LOC6731689 gene encoding rRNA-processing protein FCF1 homolog — protein sequence MFNRCIDCLSLSSLLWAKQLILPKYLPHVCHILSYIVYTFWELQLTMGKHKKTQKVKKQRNAQLKRIMKPTDARLKDQIRVKRKKAEDPHQIKVHEATQQSSALFFQYNTQLGPPYHIVLDTNFINFSIKNKLDIVQGMMDCLYAKCIPYISDCVRAELEKLGNKYKLALRIISDPRFERLPCLHKGTYADDCLVERVRQHKCYIVATNDKDLKNRIRKIPGVPIMYVAAHKYAIERMPEAYGVKA from the exons atgttcaATCGATGTATCGATTGCCTATCGCTATCATCGTTGCTCTGGGCGAAACAGCTGATTTTACCAAAATACTTACCACACGTGTGCCACATTTTAAGTTATATTGTTTACACTTTTTGGGAATTACAGCTTACAATG GGCAAACACAAGAAAACGCAGAAGGTGAAGAAACAACGCAATGCACAGCTTAAGCGAATCATGAAACCCACAGACGCCCGTCTAAAGGATCAGATTCGAGTGAAAAGAAAGAAGGCAGAGGATCCACATCAGATCAAGGTGCACGAGGCCACCCAGCAGAGCTCCGCCCTGTTCTTCCAGTACAACACCCAGCTGGGACCGCCGTACCACATCGTTCTGGACACGAACTTCATTAACTTTAGCATTAAGAACAAACTGGATATTGTTCAAGGTATGATGGACTGTCTGTATGCCAAATGCATACCCTACATTTCCGACTGCGTTCGTGCCGAGCTGGAGAAGCTGGGCAACAAGTACAAGCTGGCCCTGCGCATCATCTCCGATCCCAGATTCGAGCGACTGCCGTGCCTACACAAGGGCACCTATGCGGACGACTGCCTCGTGGAGCGGGTGCGCCAGCACAAGTGCTACATTGTGGCCACCAACGACAAGGACCTCAAGAATCGCATCCGCAAGATTCCCGGTGTGCCCATCATGTACGTGGCTGCACATAAGTACGCGATTGAGCGTATGCCAGAAGCGTATGGAGTCAAGGCGTAG
- the LOC6731681 gene encoding FK506-binding protein 59: MPEDNKIDLSGDGGVLKEILKEGTGTETPHSGCTVSLHYTGRLVDGTEFDSSLTRNDPFEFPLGKGNVIKAFDMGVATMKLGERCFLTCAPNYAYGAAGSPPAIPPDATLIFELEMLGWKGEDLSPNQDGSIDRTILEASDKKRTPSDGAFVKAHISGSFEGRVFEDRDVEFDYGEGKAIGIIDGVEIALEKMNVGETSRFKIQAKYAFGAEGNEEFKIPPNATVEYTVKLVDCGKGLEEWKLSDEERLAEAKVYKEKGTNYFKKENWALAIKMYTKCKNILPTTVHTNEEVKKIKVATHSNIALCHQKSNDHFEAKQECNAVLDLDKNNVKALYRRGQCNLTINELEDALEDFQKVIQLEPGNKAAANQVIICKQKLKESKDKEKKLYANMFTKLAANDKETEPPRETDVLSKCGEWSEEDAKREAELTLERDNIIMI; the protein is encoded by the exons ATGCCGGAAGACAATAAAATCGACTTGTCCGGGGACGGTGGCGTCCTAAAGGAAATCCTGAAAGAGGGCACGGGCACAGAGACGCCGCACAGCGGTTGCACTGTGTCCCTGCACTACACGGGTCGCCTGGTCGATGGCACCGAATTCGATTCCAGCCTCACCCGCAATGACCCCTTCGAATTTCCGCTCGGCAAAG GCAATGTGATCAAGGCCTTCGACATGGGAGTGGCCACCATGAAGCTCGGCGAGCGCTGCTTCCTAACATGTGCTCCAAACTACGCTTACGGAGCTGCCGGCAGCCCGCCCGCCATTCCGCCGGATGCTACTCTGATTTTTGAG CTGGAAATGCTCGGCTGGAAGGGCGAGGATTTGAGTCCCAACCAGGACGGAAGTATTGATCGCACCATTTTGGAAGCCAGCGATAAGAAGCGCACTCCCAGCGATGGCGCCTTTGTCAAGG CTCACATTTCTGGTAGTTTCGAGGGCCGCGTGTTCGAGGATCGCGACGTGGAGTTTGATTATGGCGAGGGTAAGGCCATCGGCATTATCGATGGTGTCGAGATTGCCCTGGAGAAGATGAACGTAGGCGAGACCTCCAG ATTCAAGATCCAGGCCAAGTATGCATTTGGAGCAGAGGGCAATGAGGAGTTCAAGATTCCACCAAATGCCACAGTTGAGTACACAGTAAAGCTCGTCGACTGCGGCAAGGGACTGGAGGAGTGGAAACTGAGTGACGAGGAGCGCCTGGCTGAGGCCAAGGTGTACAAAGAGAAGGGCACCAACTACTTCAAGAAGGAGAACTGGGCTCTAGCCATCAAGATGTACACCAAGTGCAAGAACATTTTGCCCACCACTGTCCATACCAATGAGGAGGTGAAGAAGATCAAGGTGGCCACGCACAGCAACATTGCTCTGTGCCACCAAAAGTCCAACGATCACTTCGAAGCCAAGCAGGAG tgtAATGCCGTTTTGGATTTGGATAAGAACAATGTAAAGGCTCTCTACCGTCGTGGCCAATGCAACTTGACTATCAATGAGCTGGAAGATGCACTAGAGGATTTCCAAAAG GTCATCCAATTGGAGCCAGGCAACAAAGCGGCTGCCAACCAAGTGATCATCTGCAAGCAGAAACTCAAAGAGAGCAAGGACAAGGAGAAGAAGCTCTATGCCAACATGTTCACCAAACTGGCTGCCAACGACAAAGAG ACCGAACCTCCGCGGGAAACCGACGTGCTGAGCAAGTGCGGCGAGTGGTCTGAAGAGGATGCCAAGCGCGAAGCAGAATTGACGCTAGAGCGCGACAATATAATCATGATCTAA
- the LOC6731684 gene encoding twinkle protein, mitochondrial, translating into MRRAGLIKPLLRINTEKQRVWRKNYATQVDSGLAECSLDPKEYVDFKRQLRQLNLPHKDGHTCLQLECRLCDRNRQPVTNAQKGTDHGLLAYVNKRTGAFICPNCDVKTSLTSALLSYQLPKPIGYKQPLQRQPLYESRFPHLAVVTPEACAALGIKGLKEDQLNAIGAQWEPQQQLLHFKLRNAAQVVVGEKVLYLGDRREEIFQSSSSSGLLIHGAMNKTKAVLVSNLIDFIVLATQNIETHCVVCLPYELKTLPQECLPALERFKELIFWLHYDASHSWDAARAFALKLDERRCLLIRPTETEPAPHLALRRRLNLRHILAKATPVQHKAITTFAAMRNDILSELQNIEKVNGVKWKRFPVLNKLLKGHRRGELTILTGPTGSGKTTFMSEYSLDLAMQGVNTLWGSFEIRNTRLAATLLRQYVGYPLDDRLQEFNHWAAEFERLPLYFMTFHGQQPLKPVLEAIEHASYVHDVMHVIIDNLQFMMGVSSFRGDKFFEQDSIIAAFRSFATKHNVHVTLVMHPRKERQEDDLTTSSVFGTAKATQEADNVLIIQDKRLTSVRGKKYLQIAKNRYSGDLGIMPLEFDKDGLSYSTQIQNAKRKREKTPSEN; encoded by the exons ATGAGACGCGCCGGTTTAATCAAACCGCTGTTGCGTATAAATACCGAAAAACAACGTGTTTGGAGAAAAAACTACGCGACCCAAGTGGATTCCGGCTTGGCGGAGTGCTCACTAGACCCCAAGGAGTATGTGGACTTTAAGCGGCAGCTGCGGCAGCTCAACTTGCCCCACAAAGACGGACACACGTGCTTGCAGCTGGAGTGTCGCCTATGCGATCGCAATAGGCAGCCGGTGACAAACGCCCAAAAGGGCACCGATCATGGGCTGCTGGCTTACGTAAACAAGCGGACGG GAGCTTTTATCTGCCCCAACTGCGACGTAAAAACCTCACTGACCAGCGCTCTATTATCCTATCAGTTGCCCAAGCCGATTGGCTATAAGCAACCGCTGCAGAGGCAGCCGCTCTATGAATCCCGATTTCCCCACCTGGCCGTTGTTACTCCCGAGGCCTGTGCAGCTCTGGGGATAAAGGGATTGAAAGAGGACCAATTAAATGCCATAGGAGCACAGTGggagccgcagcaacagctgctccACTTCAAGTTACGCAATGCCGCGCAAGTGGTGGTGGGCGAAAAGGTGTTATATCTGGGCGATCGACGGGAGGAGATCTTCcagagcagctccagctccgggCTGCTGATCCACGGTGCGATGAACAAAACCAAAGCGGTTCTAGTCAGTAATCTAATTGACTTTATTGTCCTCGCCACACAGAACATTGAAACGC ATTGCGTTGTATGCCTGCCCTACGAATTGAAGACACTACCACAAGAGTGTCTGCCCGCGTTGGAACGCTTTAAGGAGCTCATCTTTTGGTTGCACTACGATGCCAGCCACAGCTGGGATGCAGCTAGAGCTTTTGCGTTAAAGTTGGACGAAAGGCGATGCCTGTTGATCCGACCCACTGAAACGGAACCTGCCCCACATTTGGCTCTGCGCCGACGCCTCAATCTGCGCCACATCCTGGCCAAAGCGACACCGGTGCAGCACAAGGCCATCACAACATTCGCTGCGATGCGAAATGATATTCTCAGCGAGTTGCAAAACATCGAGAAGGTCAATGGAGTAAAGTGGAAGCGCTTTCCAGTTCTGAACAAGCTGCTCAAAGGCCATCGGAGGGGAGAGTTGACCATCCTAACTGGACCTACGGGTAGTGGAAAGACAACCTTTATGAGTGAGTACTCTCTGGATCTGGCTATGCAGGGCGTAAACACGCTGTGGGGCTCTTTCGAGATTCGAAACACCCGGTTGGCGGCCACCTTGCTTCGCCAGTATGTGGGCTACCCGTTGGACGACCGGTTGCAGGAGTTTAACCACTGGGCAGCGGAGTTTGAGCGTTTGCCGTTATACTTTATGACCTTCCACGGACAGCAGCCCCTTAAGCCGGTTCTGGAAGCCATTGAGCATGCGTCTTATGTGCATGATGTGATGCACGTTATCATCGACAATCTGCAGTTTATGATGGGCGTGTCTTCATTTCGAGGCGACAAGTTCTTTGAGCAGGACTCTATAATAGCTGCCTTTCGCTCCTTTGCCACTAAGCACAATGTACACGTGACACTCGTAATGCATCCACGCAAGGAGCGACAAGAGGACGACCTGACCACCAGCTCGGTTTTTGGAACAGCAAAGGCCACTCAAGAAGCAGACAACGTTCTGATCATTCAAGACAAGAGGCTGACTTCTGTGCGGGGCAAGAAGTATCTTCAGATTGCCAAGAATCGTTATTCCGGCGACCTGGGCATCATGCCACTGGAATTCGACAAAGACGGCTTGAGCTACTCAACCCAGATTCAAAATGCCAAGCGAAAGCGGGAAAAGACACCATCCGAGAACTGA
- the LOC6731682 gene encoding putative RNA polymerase II subunit B1 CTD phosphatase RPAP2 homolog, with the protein MTTEKGEQLRQQLIAAVVKKRAAIARAHEIVVRLLEPGIPEPEFLSLLCEIGPPNYSDIVDEREINKLCGYPLCSTVLENVPKQKYSISAAKNKVYDITERKKFCSGYCFKASEYIKSQVPTSPLWLRDRETRPSFQLLQRNT; encoded by the exons ATGACTACAGAAAAAGGCGAGCAGTTGag ACAACAACTTATAGCGGCGGTGGTGAAGAAACGAGCGGCGATTGCGCGAGCCCATGAAATCGTGGTGCGTCTTTTGGAGCCCGGAATACCGGAGCCGGAGTTCCTGTCCCTG CTCTGTGAGATTGGCCCACCAAATTATTCAGACATAGTGGACGAGCgggaaataaacaaactttgtgGATATCCACTTTGTTCGACAGTTCTAGAAAA CGTTCCCAAGCAAAAGTATAGTATCTCCGCTGCCAAAAACAAAGTCTACGACATCACAGAACGTAAGAAATTCTGTTCCGGATACTGTTTTAAGGCCTCCGAATATATAAAGTCGCAGGTGCCCACATCGCCATTGTGGCTGCGAGATAGGGAGACGAGACCCAGCTTTCAGCTGCTACAACGAAATACTTGA
- the LOC6731683 gene encoding cysteine-rich PDZ-binding protein, which yields MVTLFLQNVNKKQIELITKMVCEKCEAKLSKVSAPNPWRTSTAPAGGRKINENKALSSARDRYNPIGTALPPCRICRQKVHQMGSHYCQACAYKKAICAMCGKKIMNTKNYKQSST from the exons ATGGTCACTCTGTTTTTGCAAAAcgtaaataaaaaacaaattgaattgataaCAAAAATGGTGTGCGAGAAGTGCGAGGCCAAGCTGTCCAAAGTATCAGCGCCCAATCCCTGGAGAACCAGCACAGCTCCTGCGGGAGGACGTAAAATCAACGAGAACAAGGCTTTATCCTCGGCGCGGGATCGATACAATCCCATAGGGACTGCTTTACCTCCTTGTCG AATCTGCCGACAGAAAGTACACCAGATGGGATCGCACTATTGCCAGGCGTGCGCCTACAAAAAGGCCATATGCGCCATGTGCGGCAAGAAGATCATGAACACCAAGAACTACAAGCAGAGCTCAACGTGA